From Streptomyces sp. NBC_00690, a single genomic window includes:
- the acs gene encoding acetate--CoA ligase, whose product MSNESLANLLKEERRFAPPAELAANANVTAEAYEQAEADRLGFWAEQARRLTWATEPTETLDWSNPPFAKWFADGKLNVAYNCVDRHVEAGNGDRVAIHFEGEPGDSRAVTYAELKDEVSRAANALTELGVQKGDRVAIYLPMIPEAAVAMLACARIGAAHSVVFGGFSADAVASRILDADAKLVITADGGYRRGKPMALKPAIDDAVAKCPQVENVLVVRRTGQDTAVTEGRDVWWHDIVDRQSAEHTPEAFDAEHPLFILYTSGTTGKPKGILHTSGGYLTQAAYTHHAVFDLKPESDVYWCTADIGWVTGHSYIVYGPLANGATQVMYEGTPDTPHQGRFWEVIQKYGVTILYTAPTAIRTFMKWGDDIPAKFDLSSLRILGSVGEPINPEAWIWYREHIGGGSTPIVDTWWQTETGAMMISPLPGVTETKPGSAQRALPGIAATVVDDEANEVPNGGGGYLVLTEPWPSMLRTIWGDDQRFIDTYWSRFEGKYFAGDGAKKDDDGDIWLLGRVDDVMLVSGHNISTTEVESALVSHPKVAEAAVVGANDETTGQAIVAFVILRGTATEDENLVADLRNHVGKTLGPIAKPKRVLPVAELPKTRSGKIMRRLLRDVAENRQMGDVTTLTDSSVMDLIQSRLPSAPSED is encoded by the coding sequence GTGAGCAACGAAAGCCTGGCAAATCTTCTCAAAGAAGAGCGGCGGTTCGCGCCGCCGGCCGAGCTGGCCGCGAACGCCAATGTGACAGCGGAGGCGTACGAGCAGGCCGAGGCTGACAGGCTTGGCTTCTGGGCCGAGCAGGCACGGAGGCTCACGTGGGCCACCGAGCCGACCGAGACCCTCGACTGGAGCAACCCGCCCTTCGCCAAGTGGTTCGCGGACGGCAAACTCAACGTCGCCTACAACTGCGTGGACCGCCATGTCGAGGCCGGAAACGGCGACCGGGTGGCGATCCACTTCGAGGGCGAGCCCGGAGACAGCCGCGCCGTCACCTACGCCGAGCTGAAGGACGAGGTCTCGCGGGCCGCGAACGCCCTGACCGAGCTGGGTGTGCAGAAGGGCGACCGCGTCGCCATCTATCTGCCGATGATTCCCGAGGCCGCGGTGGCGATGCTGGCCTGCGCCCGAATCGGCGCCGCCCATTCGGTGGTCTTCGGTGGCTTCTCCGCCGATGCCGTCGCCTCCCGCATCCTGGACGCCGACGCCAAGCTGGTCATCACCGCCGACGGCGGCTACCGCCGTGGCAAGCCGATGGCGCTGAAGCCCGCCATCGACGACGCCGTCGCCAAGTGCCCCCAGGTCGAGAACGTACTGGTGGTCCGTCGCACGGGCCAGGACACGGCCGTCACCGAAGGCCGCGACGTGTGGTGGCACGACATCGTCGACCGCCAGTCCGCGGAGCACACCCCCGAGGCGTTCGACGCGGAGCACCCGCTCTTCATCCTGTACACGTCCGGCACCACCGGGAAGCCCAAGGGCATCCTGCACACCTCCGGCGGCTACCTCACCCAGGCCGCCTACACCCACCACGCCGTCTTCGACCTCAAGCCGGAGTCGGACGTCTACTGGTGTACCGCCGACATCGGCTGGGTCACCGGGCACTCGTACATCGTGTACGGCCCGCTGGCCAACGGCGCGACGCAGGTCATGTACGAGGGCACGCCGGACACCCCGCACCAGGGCCGGTTCTGGGAGGTCATCCAGAAGTACGGGGTCACGATCCTCTACACCGCGCCCACCGCGATCCGCACGTTCATGAAGTGGGGAGACGACATCCCCGCGAAGTTCGACCTCTCCAGCCTGCGCATCCTCGGCTCGGTCGGTGAGCCGATCAACCCCGAGGCATGGATCTGGTACCGGGAGCACATCGGCGGCGGCAGCACCCCCATCGTCGACACCTGGTGGCAGACGGAGACCGGCGCGATGATGATCTCGCCGCTGCCCGGCGTCACCGAGACGAAGCCGGGATCCGCCCAGCGGGCCCTGCCGGGAATCGCGGCGACCGTCGTCGACGACGAGGCCAACGAGGTCCCGAACGGTGGTGGCGGCTATCTGGTCCTCACCGAGCCGTGGCCGTCGATGCTGCGCACGATCTGGGGCGACGACCAGCGGTTCATCGACACCTACTGGTCCCGCTTCGAGGGCAAGTACTTCGCCGGGGACGGCGCCAAGAAGGACGACGACGGCGACATCTGGCTGCTCGGCCGGGTCGATGACGTCATGTTGGTCTCCGGTCACAACATCTCCACGACCGAGGTCGAGTCCGCGCTGGTCTCCCACCCCAAGGTCGCCGAGGCGGCCGTCGTCGGCGCGAACGACGAGACGACCGGACAGGCCATCGTCGCGTTCGTCATCCTGCGGGGCACGGCGACCGAGGACGAGAACCTGGTGGCTGACCTGCGCAATCACGTCGGCAAGACCCTCGGCCCGATCGCCAAGCCCAAGCGTGTCCTGCCGGTGGCGGAGCTGCCCAAGACACGTTCCGGAAAGATCATGCGGCGACTGCTGCGGGATGTCGCCGAGAACCGTCAGATGGGCGATGTGACGACGCTGACGGACTCGTCGGTGATGGATCTGATCCAGTCCCGTCTGCCGAGCGCGCCTTCCGAGGACTGA
- a CDS encoding class I SAM-dependent methyltransferase — protein MKAETAYHGEMGKQFAAQATNSAYNAHTDRPAMLGLAGDVDGLSVLDLGCGAGHYAADLLQRGAATVVGVDGSESLLRAAQDRIGAGAVLHHHDLEELLTFLADQSFDLVVMALVYHHITAREQLLAEIRRVLRPGGALLVSTTHPTGDWTYFGGSYFADEQAELPFGDGFALNYWRMTLEKFLGELLGAGFVLERLLEPRAEEEARRVDPRRYDKTHSQPSFLSVRLRRP, from the coding sequence ATGAAAGCCGAGACCGCGTACCACGGTGAGATGGGGAAGCAGTTCGCCGCCCAGGCCACGAACAGTGCCTACAACGCGCACACCGATCGGCCCGCCATGCTGGGGCTCGCCGGTGATGTGGATGGGCTGTCCGTTCTGGACCTCGGGTGCGGGGCCGGCCACTACGCCGCGGATCTGCTGCAGCGAGGTGCCGCGACGGTCGTCGGCGTCGACGGGAGCGAAAGCCTGCTGCGTGCCGCGCAGGACCGCATCGGAGCCGGGGCCGTCCTGCACCACCATGATCTGGAAGAGCTGCTCACCTTCTTGGCCGACCAGTCGTTCGACCTGGTGGTGATGGCCCTCGTCTACCACCACATAACCGCCCGTGAACAACTGCTCGCCGAGATCCGGCGTGTGCTGCGGCCGGGCGGGGCCCTGCTTGTCTCGACGACCCACCCCACCGGCGATTGGACCTACTTCGGCGGTTCCTACTTCGCGGATGAGCAAGCCGAGCTGCCTTTCGGCGACGGATTCGCCCTGAACTACTGGCGGATGACCCTGGAGAAGTTCCTCGGAGAACTGCTCGGTGCAGGGTTCGTGCTGGAACGCCTCCTGGAGCCTCGGGCCGAGGAGGAGGCTCGCCGGGTTGATCCGCGCCGGTACGACAAAACGCACAGCCAGCCGAGCTTCCTCTCGGTCAGGCTGCGCCGCCCCTAG
- a CDS encoding bifunctional SulP family inorganic anion transporter/carbonic anhydrase, translating into MSACVPTRTDEPPREPSKAQRTRRGRSHEPPTGPTRFRISGADLSASIAVFLIALPLSLGIALATGAPLQAGLVAAAVGGIVVGRFGGAPLQVSGPAAGLTVVTADLIQQYGWRVTCAITVLAGFAQLGLAALRVARSALAVSPAIVHGMLAGIGVTIALAQLHIVLGGTPQSSAIANVRALPAQLAALQPAAITVSALTVAVLLAWPRIPGAAGRIVRKIPGALAAVAAATTLAVLAGLHLPRVDLPSWSSHALPGMPQGPALGLLAAVLTITLVGSVESLLSAVAVDKLIGGRKDQDVRIPRADLDRELAGQGAANVVSGALGGLPITGVAVRSSANVSAGAVSRNSTMLHGLWIVLAAVLLVPVLDLIPLAALAALVMVVGVQMVNITHMRTVRRNREVLVYAVTLASVVLTGVLEGVIIGVAVAVAVALHRLTRTRITEEEHDGVHRVQVRGQLTFLAVPRLTRALSLVPVGAQCVVELDGSFMDHAAYEALHDWQSSHVGQGGTVEFTGRAGGRISEPASETHGCCRPWTPWRNHHCEARVQGPTTHQLADGLSSFQRDTAPLVRDELARLEREGQRPSQLFLTCSDSRLVTSMITASGPGDLFTVRNMGNLVPLPGAKNGDDSVAAAIEYAVDVLRVGSITVCGHSGCGAMEALLTTPPGGTQTPWKRWLRHGRPSLERMRSRHRSWARISGRLPTDALEQLCLTNVVQQLDHLRAHESVARRLAEGALELHGMYFHGGEAQAYLLAKSDDHNFDAVFTRVAPASSALVKAHV; encoded by the coding sequence ATGTCCGCCTGCGTCCCCACCCGCACCGACGAACCACCTCGTGAGCCCAGCAAGGCCCAGCGAACTCGCCGAGGCCGCTCCCACGAGCCACCAACGGGTCCGACCCGCTTCCGCATCAGCGGCGCGGACCTGTCCGCATCGATCGCCGTGTTCCTCATCGCGCTGCCCCTCTCCTTGGGCATCGCGCTGGCAACCGGAGCACCACTGCAAGCGGGACTCGTCGCCGCAGCAGTCGGCGGCATCGTCGTAGGCCGCTTCGGCGGCGCCCCGCTCCAGGTCAGCGGACCGGCCGCAGGACTGACGGTGGTCACCGCCGACCTGATCCAGCAGTACGGCTGGCGGGTCACCTGCGCCATCACGGTGCTCGCCGGCTTCGCGCAACTGGGCCTCGCCGCCCTTCGGGTTGCCCGTTCCGCCCTCGCCGTCAGCCCTGCGATCGTCCATGGAATGCTCGCCGGCATCGGCGTCACCATCGCCCTGGCGCAACTCCACATCGTCCTCGGCGGCACACCGCAGAGTTCGGCGATCGCCAACGTCCGCGCGCTGCCCGCCCAACTCGCGGCGCTACAGCCGGCAGCAATCACCGTCAGCGCCCTGACCGTCGCGGTACTGCTGGCCTGGCCGCGGATTCCGGGCGCAGCAGGCCGGATCGTCCGCAAGATCCCGGGCGCGCTCGCCGCGGTGGCCGCCGCAACCACGCTCGCCGTCCTAGCCGGGCTGCATCTCCCCCGTGTCGATCTGCCGTCGTGGAGCAGTCATGCACTGCCCGGGATGCCGCAGGGACCGGCGCTCGGCCTTCTCGCTGCCGTGCTGACCATCACCCTGGTGGGCAGTGTGGAGTCGCTTCTGTCGGCCGTGGCAGTCGACAAATTGATCGGTGGTCGCAAAGACCAGGACGTCCGCATCCCCCGCGCAGATCTGGATCGCGAGTTGGCCGGGCAGGGTGCCGCCAATGTGGTCTCCGGCGCGCTGGGAGGGTTGCCCATCACCGGCGTGGCCGTGCGCAGTTCGGCCAATGTGTCGGCGGGCGCCGTCAGTCGAAACTCCACGATGCTGCACGGGTTGTGGATCGTGTTGGCCGCGGTGCTGCTGGTTCCTGTGCTCGATCTGATCCCGCTGGCGGCGCTCGCGGCGCTGGTGATGGTCGTGGGTGTGCAGATGGTCAACATCACCCATATGCGGACCGTGCGACGCAATCGCGAAGTCCTGGTCTATGCGGTGACCTTGGCCTCGGTCGTGCTCACCGGGGTACTGGAGGGAGTGATCATCGGCGTCGCCGTGGCCGTCGCGGTCGCGCTGCACCGGTTGACCCGGACCAGGATCACGGAGGAGGAGCACGACGGCGTCCATCGGGTCCAGGTGCGTGGACAGTTGACGTTCCTCGCCGTTCCCCGATTGACCAGGGCGCTCAGCCTAGTACCCGTGGGCGCCCAGTGCGTCGTCGAGTTGGACGGGTCCTTCATGGACCACGCCGCCTACGAGGCCCTGCACGACTGGCAGTCCTCCCATGTGGGACAGGGCGGCACGGTGGAGTTCACTGGTCGGGCCGGGGGTCGCATCAGTGAACCCGCGTCGGAGACCCATGGCTGTTGTCGCCCGTGGACTCCCTGGCGCAACCACCACTGCGAAGCCCGGGTGCAGGGTCCCACCACCCATCAACTCGCTGACGGGCTCAGCTCCTTCCAGCGCGACACGGCCCCACTGGTGCGGGACGAGTTGGCGCGACTGGAGCGGGAGGGCCAGCGGCCGTCGCAGCTCTTTCTCACCTGTTCCGACTCCCGGCTGGTCACCAGCATGATCACAGCCAGTGGCCCGGGCGATCTCTTCACCGTGCGCAACATGGGCAATCTGGTCCCCCTGCCCGGTGCGAAGAACGGCGACGACTCGGTGGCCGCAGCCATCGAGTACGCGGTGGACGTGTTGCGGGTCGGTTCCATCACCGTCTGTGGCCACTCCGGTTGCGGCGCCATGGAGGCGCTGCTGACCACTCCTCCCGGAGGCACACAGACCCCTTGGAAGCGATGGTTGAGGCATGGCCGGCCGAGCCTGGAGCGGATGAGAAGCCGACACCGTTCCTGGGCACGGATCTCCGGCAGGCTGCCGACCGACGCCCTGGAGCAGTTGTGCCTGACCAATGTGGTCCAGCAACTGGATCATCTACGGGCGCATGAATCGGTCGCACGCAGACTCGCTGAGGGCGCGTTGGAACTCCACGGAATGTACTTCCACGGCGGCGAGGCCCAGGCGTATCTGTTGGCCAAGAGTGACGATCACAACTTTGACGCGGTGTTCACCCGGGTTGCACCGGCATCGTCGGCCCTGGTCAAGGCACATGTCTGA
- a CDS encoding ATP-binding protein translates to MKIAFVGKGGSGKTTLSSLFIRHLAANEAAVIAVDADINQHLGAALGLDETQAAELPAMGAHLPLIKEYLRGSNPRIASPDSMIKTTPPGEGSQLLRVDEDNPIYDACARTVRLDDGDIRLMATGPFTESDLGVACYHSKVGAVELCLNHLVDGLDEYVVVDMTAGSDSFASGMFTRFDMTFLVAEPTRKGVSVYRQYKEYARDFGVSLKVVGNKVQGQDDVDFLREEVGDDLLITVGHSDWVRAMEKGRPRPFELLEADNRMSLQALQNAADDSYDQRDWERYTRQMVHFHLRNAESWGNAKTGVDLAAQVDPAFVLRERVAEVGAPLPA, encoded by the coding sequence ATGAAGATCGCTTTCGTAGGGAAGGGCGGCAGCGGGAAGACCACGCTGTCCTCGCTCTTCATCCGTCATCTGGCCGCCAATGAAGCTGCGGTCATCGCGGTGGACGCCGACATCAACCAGCACCTCGGAGCAGCGCTCGGGCTCGATGAGACGCAGGCGGCTGAACTGCCGGCCATGGGCGCCCACCTCCCGTTGATCAAGGAGTACCTGCGCGGTTCCAATCCCCGTATCGCCTCGCCCGACAGCATGATCAAGACGACCCCTCCGGGCGAGGGTTCGCAGTTGCTGAGGGTCGACGAGGACAATCCCATCTACGACGCGTGCGCACGCACCGTCCGGCTGGACGACGGTGACATCCGGCTGATGGCCACCGGCCCCTTCACCGAGTCCGACCTGGGTGTGGCCTGCTACCACTCCAAGGTGGGGGCGGTGGAGTTGTGCCTCAACCATCTCGTCGACGGGCTCGATGAGTATGTGGTCGTGGACATGACCGCAGGATCGGACTCCTTCGCCTCCGGGATGTTCACCCGCTTCGACATGACGTTCCTGGTCGCCGAGCCCACCCGCAAGGGCGTGTCGGTCTACCGTCAGTACAAGGAGTACGCACGGGACTTCGGCGTATCGCTCAAGGTCGTCGGCAACAAGGTCCAGGGGCAGGACGACGTGGACTTCCTCCGCGAGGAGGTAGGTGACGACCTTCTGATCACCGTGGGCCACTCCGATTGGGTACGGGCGATGGAGAAGGGTCGACCGCGCCCCTTCGAACTACTGGAAGCGGACAATCGCATGTCGCTCCAGGCCCTTCAGAACGCTGCCGACGACTCGTACGACCAGCGTGACTGGGAGCGGTACACGCGCCAGATGGTCCACTTCCATCTCAGGAACGCGGAGAGTTGGGGGAATGCCAAGACGGGGGTCGACCTGGCGGCCCAGGTCGACCCCGCCTTCGTACTGAGGGAGCGAGTAGCGGAGGTCGGCGCTCCACTACCGGCCTGA
- a CDS encoding oxidoreductase: protein MVALASLTGVPEAVEAMRKAVDRVYGHRVMRRRSNEVTSEAALRGARGSAALAGADWALEEVRRRTDFSGDPEARMVGAALRLTAEAGQLLSVWRQSPLRVLARLHLVASGNATEEVTVGRPRLVGEAVDEPFIQAPLPSADEVAGRLDGLARLIISGSSAPALVIAAVVHGELLALRPFSSHNGLVARAAERIVLIGSGLDPKAICPAEVGHAEQGQAAYSAAFEGYLSGTPEGMSDWFAHCGRAVELGARESTAVCEALQRGAA, encoded by the coding sequence TTGGTTGCTCTGGCGTCCCTGACCGGTGTCCCGGAGGCCGTCGAGGCCATGCGCAAGGCTGTCGATCGTGTCTATGGGCACCGTGTCATGCGGCGTCGTAGCAACGAGGTGACCTCCGAGGCCGCGCTGCGCGGAGCGCGTGGTTCCGCCGCGCTGGCTGGGGCTGACTGGGCCTTGGAGGAGGTGCGCAGGCGTACTGATTTCAGTGGTGACCCCGAGGCCCGCATGGTGGGGGCGGCGCTGCGATTGACAGCGGAGGCGGGGCAACTCCTCTCCGTCTGGCGGCAGTCGCCGCTGAGGGTGCTGGCCAGGCTTCATCTGGTCGCTTCGGGCAATGCCACGGAGGAGGTAACCGTTGGACGTCCACGGCTCGTGGGCGAAGCGGTCGACGAACCCTTCATCCAGGCGCCGCTGCCCAGCGCGGATGAGGTCGCGGGGCGACTGGACGGACTGGCTCGACTGATCATTTCAGGGTCTTCCGCGCCCGCTCTGGTGATCGCTGCCGTCGTTCACGGCGAGTTGTTGGCGCTGCGCCCGTTCAGTTCTCACAACGGTCTCGTCGCACGGGCGGCAGAGCGGATTGTGCTGATCGGCAGCGGGCTCGACCCCAAGGCCATCTGCCCTGCGGAAGTTGGCCATGCCGAGCAGGGGCAGGCTGCCTACAGTGCAGCCTTCGAGGGATATCTGTCCGGTACGCCGGAGGGTATGAGTGATTGGTTTGCGCACTGCGGTCGTGCGGTTGAGTTGGGTGCCAGGGAATCGACGGCGGTCTGTGAGGCGCTCCAGCGGGGGGCGGCCTGA
- a CDS encoding HAD family hydrolase, whose amino-acid sequence MAGTYALLVDNHSLPRAAAFFDLDKTVIAKSSTLTFSKSFYQGGLINRRAVLRTAYAQFVFLAGGADHDQMEGMREYLSALCKGWNVQQVKEIVAETLHDLIDPIIYDEAASLIEEHHTAGRDVVIVSTSGAEVVEPIGELLGADRVVATRMVVGEDGCFTGEVEYYAYGPTKAEAIRELAESEGYDLSRCYAYSDSITDIPMLESVGHPYAVNPDRALRREATVRDWPILVFNRPVRLKQRLPAFSMPPRPALVAAAAVGAAAATAGLVWYASRRRTAAAQAAAGALEGIADRLARI is encoded by the coding sequence ATGGCGGGCACCTATGCTCTGCTCGTGGATAACCACTCCTTGCCTCGCGCAGCTGCGTTCTTTGACCTGGACAAGACGGTCATTGCGAAGTCTTCGACACTGACCTTCAGTAAGTCCTTCTACCAAGGCGGCCTGATCAACCGGCGGGCCGTACTACGCACCGCCTATGCCCAGTTCGTTTTCCTTGCTGGCGGTGCCGACCACGACCAGATGGAGGGCATGCGCGAGTACCTTTCCGCGCTTTGTAAGGGCTGGAACGTCCAGCAGGTGAAGGAGATCGTCGCCGAGACCCTTCACGACCTCATCGACCCGATCATCTACGACGAGGCCGCTTCCCTGATCGAGGAGCACCACACGGCCGGCCGGGACGTGGTGATCGTCTCCACCTCCGGCGCGGAGGTGGTCGAGCCGATCGGTGAGCTGTTGGGCGCCGATCGAGTCGTGGCGACGCGCATGGTGGTCGGCGAGGACGGGTGCTTCACGGGGGAGGTGGAGTACTACGCCTACGGACCCACCAAAGCCGAGGCCATCAGAGAACTGGCCGAGTCCGAGGGGTACGACCTTTCACGTTGCTACGCCTACAGCGACTCCATCACCGACATTCCCATGCTGGAGTCGGTCGGCCATCCCTACGCCGTGAACCCGGACCGAGCTCTCCGCCGGGAAGCAACCGTACGAGACTGGCCGATTCTCGTCTTCAACCGACCCGTCCGGCTCAAGCAACGCCTACCTGCCTTCTCGATGCCACCCCGGCCAGCTCTGGTTGCTGCTGCCGCAGTGGGTGCGGCAGCAGCGACAGCGGGGCTCGTTTGGTACGCGAGCCGCCGGCGCACTGCAGCCGCGCAAGCAGCCGCCGGGGCCCTCGAAGGCATAGCCGACCGACTTGCCCGTATTTGA
- the ssd gene encoding septum site-determining protein Ssd encodes MAGSLTSKTVPVVEGPREGPLIVTEDTDLLDDLLRLCAAAGVEPEVHHSVPEHRGGWETAPLVLVGDDAAERCRGATRRRGVLLVGRDQDDPNVWRLAVEIGAEGVLRLPDAEGWLLDRIADVAEGVAAPALTVGVVGGSGGAGASTLSCALAIAAARAGQRTMLIDADPLGGGIDVLLGGERTEGMRWPDFAESKGRVAGGALEESLPELHQLRVLSWDRGDSVLVPPEAMRSVLAAARRRGGVVVVDLPRRVDEGVAEALAQLDLGLLVVPGELRAVAAANRVASVVGMVLQDLRVVARGPYGAGLDEAWVAASLGLPFAGEVPWEPGLPSAQEQGAPPGGSPGPLSRFCGEFWGRVLTGSAAS; translated from the coding sequence GTGGCTGGATCACTCACGTCTAAGACGGTCCCGGTCGTCGAAGGTCCGCGGGAAGGACCTCTGATCGTCACCGAGGACACGGACCTGCTCGACGATCTGCTGCGGTTGTGCGCCGCAGCGGGAGTAGAGCCGGAAGTGCATCACTCGGTGCCGGAACACAGGGGCGGCTGGGAAACGGCTCCCCTGGTCCTCGTCGGCGACGATGCGGCTGAGCGTTGTCGCGGGGCGACCCGCAGGCGAGGCGTACTGCTGGTCGGCCGAGATCAGGACGATCCGAACGTCTGGCGGCTGGCGGTGGAAATCGGTGCCGAGGGCGTGCTGCGCCTGCCGGATGCCGAGGGGTGGCTGCTCGACCGGATCGCCGACGTGGCCGAAGGTGTCGCTGCCCCGGCCCTGACGGTCGGGGTGGTCGGAGGCAGCGGTGGGGCGGGGGCGTCGACACTGTCCTGCGCCCTGGCGATCGCGGCTGCACGGGCGGGCCAGAGGACCATGCTCATTGACGCTGATCCGTTGGGCGGAGGCATCGACGTACTGCTGGGCGGTGAGCGAACAGAGGGGATGCGATGGCCTGATTTCGCCGAGTCCAAGGGGAGGGTCGCAGGTGGCGCGCTGGAGGAATCGCTGCCTGAACTGCATCAGCTGAGGGTGCTCAGTTGGGACCGTGGGGATTCGGTGCTCGTCCCGCCGGAAGCCATGCGGTCGGTGCTGGCCGCTGCGCGCCGCCGTGGGGGTGTGGTCGTCGTCGATCTGCCGCGCCGGGTAGATGAGGGAGTGGCAGAGGCACTTGCCCAGCTTGATCTGGGGCTGTTGGTCGTGCCGGGCGAGTTGCGGGCGGTGGCCGCCGCCAATCGAGTGGCATCCGTGGTCGGGATGGTGCTTCAGGACCTCCGGGTGGTCGCCCGAGGCCCCTACGGCGCGGGACTGGACGAGGCGTGGGTCGCAGCCTCGCTGGGGCTGCCATTCGCGGGCGAGGTGCCCTGGGAACCCGGTCTGCCCTCAGCCCAGGAACAGGGAGCGCCACCGGGTGGATCGCCAGGACCCTTGAGCCGGTTCTGCGGGGAGTTCTGGGGACGGGTGCTGACGGGGAGCGCTGCCTCATGA
- a CDS encoding TadA family conjugal transfer-associated ATPase, with protein sequence MTTGLLDAVRQRLAESGAEPTPARVAAALRAHGRLLGDAEVLGGTETLRCELVGTGPLEPLLADPAVTDVLVSAPDRVWVDRGRGLELTRVTFTDAASVRRLAQRLAAVAERRLDDARPWVDARLPDGTRMHAVIPPVAVGSTCLSLRVVRPRAFSLEELVEAGTVPPGGDRVLRALIDARASFLISGGTGTGKTTLLSSLLGLVGEHERLVLAEDSGELRPDHPHVVRLESRTANQEGAGQVTLRELVRQALRMRPDRLVVGEVRGPEVTDLLAALNTGHEGGCGTVHANAAADVPARLEALGMSAGLDRAALHSQLAAALSVVIHLTRDRDGLRRLAEVHVLERNAVGLVQTVPALRWQPTGFAPEQGWPQLCSRIGGTP encoded by the coding sequence ATGACCACCGGACTGCTGGACGCCGTACGACAGCGCCTGGCCGAGAGCGGTGCCGAGCCCACGCCCGCACGAGTTGCCGCTGCGCTGCGGGCTCACGGGCGCTTGTTGGGCGATGCCGAAGTGCTCGGCGGTACCGAGACGCTGCGCTGCGAACTGGTGGGCACGGGGCCGCTGGAGCCGTTGCTTGCCGACCCGGCGGTGACGGACGTCCTCGTCTCCGCGCCCGACCGGGTGTGGGTCGATCGAGGGCGCGGCCTGGAACTGACCAGGGTCACCTTCACGGACGCGGCTTCGGTCCGCAGGCTGGCCCAGCGGCTGGCGGCAGTGGCGGAACGTCGGTTGGACGACGCGCGCCCCTGGGTGGACGCACGTCTACCGGACGGGACCCGGATGCATGCGGTGATCCCCCCGGTGGCGGTCGGTTCAACCTGTCTGTCACTGCGCGTGGTTCGCCCCCGGGCGTTTTCCCTGGAAGAACTGGTCGAGGCAGGGACCGTACCGCCTGGAGGCGATCGAGTTCTGCGTGCGCTCATCGATGCCCGGGCGTCTTTCCTGATCAGTGGAGGGACGGGCACGGGCAAGACCACGCTTCTTTCGAGCCTGCTCGGACTCGTCGGCGAGCACGAGAGGTTGGTGCTGGCCGAGGATTCGGGGGAGTTGCGGCCCGATCATCCGCATGTGGTCCGTCTGGAGTCGCGCACCGCGAATCAGGAGGGAGCGGGCCAGGTGACGCTGAGGGAGTTGGTGCGGCAGGCGTTGCGCATGCGCCCGGACCGACTGGTCGTTGGTGAGGTCAGGGGGCCCGAGGTCACCGACCTGCTCGCAGCCCTAAATACGGGACATGAAGGGGGTTGTGGAACAGTTCACGCAAATGCCGCAGCGGACGTTCCGGCTCGCCTGGAGGCGTTGGGGATGTCCGCGGGACTCGACCGGGCCGCTCTGCACAGTCAGCTCGCCGCGGCCTTGTCGGTGGTCATCCATCTGACACGGGACCGGGACGGCCTTCGACGGCTCGCCGAGGTCCATGTCCTGGAGCGGAATGCGGTCGGGTTGGTGCAGACGGTTCCCGCGCTGCGCTGGCAACCCACCGGGTTCGCCCCCGAACAGGGCTGGCCGCAGTTGTGCTCCCGGATCGGTGGCACACCATGA
- a CDS encoding type II secretion system F family protein, translating into MGQKSGVMRSRLLLSGGGEFRPTLWWSGAGLRPWMQRELLRRREWLCLPVGLLLAVLGKSVLPLLAGAAAVPLVKRWLTARERAGQRDLRAEAVITFCGSFVGELRAGLQPAQALLTAARSTGGLGAAEASVLAAARFGGDVPRELRAAAREPGAGGLAGVAACWRVSVDGGVGLAAGLDRLEAALQAEHDQRADVTAHLAGARSTIALLALLPVVGLAMGWALGADPLRVLLHTPAGLACLLIGGALETAGVCWAARIVRKGQVAHTGSGP; encoded by the coding sequence ATGGGACAAAAGTCGGGCGTGATGCGGTCCCGGCTCCTCCTGTCCGGTGGTGGCGAGTTCCGGCCGACTCTCTGGTGGTCAGGAGCGGGTCTACGACCATGGATGCAACGAGAGCTGCTACGACGGCGGGAATGGCTCTGTCTGCCGGTGGGCTTGCTCCTTGCGGTGCTCGGTAAGTCGGTCCTGCCCTTGCTGGCAGGTGCCGCGGCGGTTCCGCTGGTGAAGCGCTGGCTCACGGCACGGGAACGGGCCGGCCAACGGGATCTTCGTGCCGAAGCGGTGATCACCTTCTGTGGGTCGTTCGTCGGTGAGCTGCGCGCGGGGCTCCAGCCGGCCCAGGCACTTCTCACGGCGGCTCGAAGCACGGGGGGCCTCGGTGCGGCAGAAGCTTCGGTGTTGGCAGCCGCCCGGTTCGGCGGCGATGTGCCGCGCGAGTTGAGGGCTGCTGCCCGGGAGCCGGGAGCGGGGGGACTGGCCGGAGTGGCCGCCTGTTGGCGGGTCTCCGTGGACGGAGGAGTAGGGCTTGCGGCCGGTCTCGATCGACTGGAGGCCGCGCTCCAGGCCGAACACGATCAGCGCGCCGACGTAACTGCCCACCTGGCGGGTGCCAGATCGACGATTGCTCTGCTGGCGCTCCTGCCCGTGGTGGGGCTGGCCATGGGGTGGGCATTGGGTGCGGATCCGCTGCGCGTACTGCTGCACACCCCGGCGGGACTGGCCTGTTTGCTGATCGGGGGAGCCTTGGAGACGGCCGGGGTGTGCTGGGCCGCGCGCATCGTGCGGAAGGGGCAAGTGGCTCACACGGGGAGCGGGCCGTGA